One Dermacentor andersoni chromosome 6, qqDerAnde1_hic_scaffold, whole genome shotgun sequence genomic window carries:
- the mRpL2 gene encoding large ribosomal subunit protein uL2m: MAVSLLANIARTATSLLAAQLETQLQSLRLKSMRASRRIRGYPRPLLETVQRPEARKYGWRPILPEDGVYTTKKLPIRKLAGRDPVTGKVVVRTIGGGMKRWFRWIDHKRVAGEDGSKLEERVYQVRYDPLRTARLALVASGDRKRWLTATEGIKPGDVITTSGEIPRIPVQPKDGDAHPLGALPVSTLVHHIEKFPGEGGVMCRAAGASAQILRKLEDRVIIQLPSKLQVSLSERCMAVVGQASNANRRETFYPIGSPNRLRRLGRRPRSGFWHRKDGYCGRKIRPPPPVKVYPLQRPTMQ, encoded by the exons ATGGCGGTGAGCCTCCTAGCAAACATAGCCCGCACGGCGACTTCGTTGCTTGCGGCTCAGTTGGAGACGCAGCTGCAAAGCCTGCGGTTGAAGTCCATGCGGGCGTCGCGTCGGATTCGTGGTTATCCACGACCGCTTCTGGAGACCGTGCAGAGGCCTGAGGCACGAAAATACGGCTGGCGGCCAATATTGCCCGAAGACGGCGTCTACACGACTAAAAAGCTGCCGATCCGCAAACTCGCTGGCCGGGATCCAGTAACAG GTAAAGTGGTCGTGAGGACTATTGGAGGAGGTATGAAGCGCTGGTTTCGTTGGATTGACCACAAGCGAGTAGCTGGAGAAGATGGAAGTAAACTGGAAGAGCGAGTGTACCAAGTGCGCTACGACCCACTGCGCACGGCACGCCTTGCCCTGGTGGCCTCCGGTGATCGTAAGCGATGGTTGACGGCCACTGAGGGCATCAAGCCTGGTGATGTCATCACCACTTCAGGCGAGATCCCACGTATTCCAG TGCAACCGAAGGATGGTGACGCCCACCCATTGGGTGCTCTGCCAGTGTCCACTCTGGTGCACCACATAGAGAAATTCCCTGGTGAAGGAGGTGTCATGTGCCGGGCTGCTGGTGCATCTGCTCAGATCCTTCGCAAG CTCGAAGACCGCGTGATCATCCAGCTGCCATCCAAGTTACAGGTGTCGCTCAGCGAACGATGCATGGCTGTGGTTGGCCAGGCATCCAATGCTAACCGCCGCGAGACCTTCTATCCTATTGGGAGTCCCAATAGATTGCGTCGTTTGGGTCGTCGACCTCGCTCTGGCTTCTGGCATCGTAAAGATGGCTATTGCGGCCGCAAGATACGTCCCCCACCTCCTGTCAAAGTGTACCCGTTGCAGAGGCCCACAATGCAATAA